A DNA window from Ovis aries strain OAR_USU_Benz2616 breed Rambouillet chromosome 7, ARS-UI_Ramb_v3.0, whole genome shotgun sequence contains the following coding sequences:
- the KIAA1191 gene encoding putative monooxygenase p33MONOX isoform X3, with the protein MSLPIGMYRRAFSYDDALEDPTPMTPPPSDMGSIPWKPVIPERKYQHLAKQVEEGEPSVSPRTPAPLPATHSAEKAPVVKAKATHVIMSSLITKQNQESIHRFEQQAGLRDAGYTPHKGLTTEETKYLRVAEALHKLKLQSGETAREERQPASTQSTPSSSPQASPKQKSRGWFTSGSATALPGPSLSTMDSGSGDKDRSSADKWSLFGPRSLPKSESGGFAIQAYKGAQKPSPMEVMRGQATRRTEEPATFKPPKMDIPVMEGTKQLPRAHSLKPRDLNVLTPTGF; encoded by the exons ATGTCCCTGCCCATCGGGATGTACCGCCGGGCATTCAGCTATGATGATGCCCTTGAGGACCCTACACCCATGACTCCTCCTCCATCGGACATGGGCAGCATCCCCTGGAAGCCAGTGATTCCAGAGCGCAAGTATCAGCACCTCGCCAAG caggtggaggagggagagCCCAGCGTCTCCCCGCGCACCCCGGCCCCGCTGCCGGCCACTCACAGTGCAGAGAAGGCCCCTGTGGTGAAGGCCAAAGCGACCCATGTCATCATGAGCTCTTTGATCACAA AACAGAACCAGGAGAGCATTCATCGTTTTGAGCAACAGGCAGGGCTGCGAGATGCCGGCTACACCCCACACAAGGGCCTCACCACTGAGGAGACCAAGTACCTTCGAGTGGCAGAAGCACTCCAC AAACTAAAGCTCCAGAGTGGAGAGACAGCAAGAGAGGAGAGGCAGCCAGCGTCCACGCAGTCCACCCCGAGCAGCAGCCCCCAGGCCTCCCCTAAGCAGAAGAGCAG AGGCTGGTTCACTTCTGGTTCTGCCACAGCCTTACCTGGCCCCAGTCTTAGCACCATGGATTCTGGAAGCGGGGATAAAGACAGAAGCTCAGCTGATAAATGGAGCCTCTTTGGACCGAGATCCCTCCCGAAGTCTGAGTCAG gaggcTTTGCCATCCAAGCCTACAAAGGAGCCCAGAAGCCTTCTCCAATGGAAGTGATGCGCGGACAAGCCACCCGGAGGACGGAGGAGCCAGCAACGTTCAAGCCGCCCAAGATGGATATCCCAGTGATGGAAGGGACGAAGCAGCTGCCGCGGGCCCACAGCCTCAAACCCCGGGACTTGAATGTTCTCACACCCACTGGCTTCTAG
- the KIAA1191 gene encoding putative monooxygenase p33MONOX isoform X2: protein MASRQPEVPALEPSGPLGKMSLPIGMYRRAFSYDDALEDPTPMTPPPSDMGSIPWKPVIPERKYQHLAKVEEGEPSVSPRTPAPLPATHSAEKAPVVKAKATHVIMSSLITKQNQESIHRFEQQAGLRDAGYTPHKGLTTEETKYLRVAEALHKLKLQSGETAREERQPASTQSTPSSSPQASPKQKSRGWFTSGSATALPGPSLSTMDSGSGDKDRSSADKWSLFGPRSLPKSESGGFAIQAYKGAQKPSPMEVMRGQATRRTEEPATFKPPKMDIPVMEGTKQLPRAHSLKPRDLNVLTPTGF from the exons ATGGCTTCGAGACAACCAGAAGTGCCTG CTCTTGAGCCTAGTGGGCCTCTAGGCAAGATGTCCCTGCCCATCGGGATGTACCGCCGGGCATTCAGCTATGATGATGCCCTTGAGGACCCTACACCCATGACTCCTCCTCCATCGGACATGGGCAGCATCCCCTGGAAGCCAGTGATTCCAGAGCGCAAGTATCAGCACCTCGCCAAG gtggaggagggagagCCCAGCGTCTCCCCGCGCACCCCGGCCCCGCTGCCGGCCACTCACAGTGCAGAGAAGGCCCCTGTGGTGAAGGCCAAAGCGACCCATGTCATCATGAGCTCTTTGATCACAA AACAGAACCAGGAGAGCATTCATCGTTTTGAGCAACAGGCAGGGCTGCGAGATGCCGGCTACACCCCACACAAGGGCCTCACCACTGAGGAGACCAAGTACCTTCGAGTGGCAGAAGCACTCCAC AAACTAAAGCTCCAGAGTGGAGAGACAGCAAGAGAGGAGAGGCAGCCAGCGTCCACGCAGTCCACCCCGAGCAGCAGCCCCCAGGCCTCCCCTAAGCAGAAGAGCAG AGGCTGGTTCACTTCTGGTTCTGCCACAGCCTTACCTGGCCCCAGTCTTAGCACCATGGATTCTGGAAGCGGGGATAAAGACAGAAGCTCAGCTGATAAATGGAGCCTCTTTGGACCGAGATCCCTCCCGAAGTCTGAGTCAG gaggcTTTGCCATCCAAGCCTACAAAGGAGCCCAGAAGCCTTCTCCAATGGAAGTGATGCGCGGACAAGCCACCCGGAGGACGGAGGAGCCAGCAACGTTCAAGCCGCCCAAGATGGATATCCCAGTGATGGAAGGGACGAAGCAGCTGCCGCGGGCCCACAGCCTCAAACCCCGGGACTTGAATGTTCTCACACCCACTGGCTTCTAG
- the KIAA1191 gene encoding putative monooxygenase p33MONOX isoform X1 gives MASRQPEVPALEPSGPLGKMSLPIGMYRRAFSYDDALEDPTPMTPPPSDMGSIPWKPVIPERKYQHLAKQVEEGEPSVSPRTPAPLPATHSAEKAPVVKAKATHVIMSSLITKQNQESIHRFEQQAGLRDAGYTPHKGLTTEETKYLRVAEALHKLKLQSGETAREERQPASTQSTPSSSPQASPKQKSRGWFTSGSATALPGPSLSTMDSGSGDKDRSSADKWSLFGPRSLPKSESGGFAIQAYKGAQKPSPMEVMRGQATRRTEEPATFKPPKMDIPVMEGTKQLPRAHSLKPRDLNVLTPTGF, from the exons ATGGCTTCGAGACAACCAGAAGTGCCTG CTCTTGAGCCTAGTGGGCCTCTAGGCAAGATGTCCCTGCCCATCGGGATGTACCGCCGGGCATTCAGCTATGATGATGCCCTTGAGGACCCTACACCCATGACTCCTCCTCCATCGGACATGGGCAGCATCCCCTGGAAGCCAGTGATTCCAGAGCGCAAGTATCAGCACCTCGCCAAG caggtggaggagggagagCCCAGCGTCTCCCCGCGCACCCCGGCCCCGCTGCCGGCCACTCACAGTGCAGAGAAGGCCCCTGTGGTGAAGGCCAAAGCGACCCATGTCATCATGAGCTCTTTGATCACAA AACAGAACCAGGAGAGCATTCATCGTTTTGAGCAACAGGCAGGGCTGCGAGATGCCGGCTACACCCCACACAAGGGCCTCACCACTGAGGAGACCAAGTACCTTCGAGTGGCAGAAGCACTCCAC AAACTAAAGCTCCAGAGTGGAGAGACAGCAAGAGAGGAGAGGCAGCCAGCGTCCACGCAGTCCACCCCGAGCAGCAGCCCCCAGGCCTCCCCTAAGCAGAAGAGCAG AGGCTGGTTCACTTCTGGTTCTGCCACAGCCTTACCTGGCCCCAGTCTTAGCACCATGGATTCTGGAAGCGGGGATAAAGACAGAAGCTCAGCTGATAAATGGAGCCTCTTTGGACCGAGATCCCTCCCGAAGTCTGAGTCAG gaggcTTTGCCATCCAAGCCTACAAAGGAGCCCAGAAGCCTTCTCCAATGGAAGTGATGCGCGGACAAGCCACCCGGAGGACGGAGGAGCCAGCAACGTTCAAGCCGCCCAAGATGGATATCCCAGTGATGGAAGGGACGAAGCAGCTGCCGCGGGCCCACAGCCTCAAACCCCGGGACTTGAATGTTCTCACACCCACTGGCTTCTAG